Proteins encoded in a region of the Vicia villosa cultivar HV-30 ecotype Madison, WI linkage group LG5, Vvil1.0, whole genome shotgun sequence genome:
- the LOC131601820 gene encoding uncharacterized protein LOC131601820, producing the protein MASPPRKPRNREMLFDSVIALVFILVACVDFCDGATVVDVYRLIQYDMSGVPFGSRLASLNHHAASLHFSPHADLSRTVLLIPLRELNMSFVQEYIVAGKPLGGLIFLLPQMFNFENKGGVGSNGDDGSKELLKSVLAELEQILIHANLPYPVYFAFEDDNIDAVLLDIKKNDASGQPATATTGGYKFVISATEPKKVASPPITNIQGWLSGLKTDGDSHQLPTIAIVASYDTFGAAPALSVGSDSNGSGIVALLEVARLFSLLYSNPKTRGQYNLLFGLTSGGPYNYNGTRKWLQSFDQRLRESIDYAICLDSIGSWENELWIHVSKPPENAFIKQILEDFSSVAEELGVQVNLKHKKINISNPRVAWEHEQFSRLRVTAATLSELSTAPELLESTGGLLDGRQFVNEAAIVRSVKLIAESLAKHIYGHQGKNVQIFANNSNLAVNPSYVRSWLDVLSRTPRVAPFLSKDDPFVTALKKELEDHTDEVNVQREILDGMFTFYDSTSAKLNIYQVASVTFDLLLLLVLGSYLIVLFSFLVITTRGLDDLISLFRRPPSRKVKTA; encoded by the exons ATGGCTTCGCCGCCACGAAAACCTCGCAACCGTGAAATGCTCTTCGACTCCGTCATCGCTCTCGTCTTCATCCTCGTCGCCTGCGTCGACTTCTGTGACGGCGCCACTGTTGTTGACGTCTACCGCCTAATCCAATACGACATGTCCGGTGTTCCGTTCGGATCTCGACTCGCGAGCCTCAACCACCATGCCGCTTCACTTCATTTCTCTCCTCACGCCGATCTCTCGCGCACTGTTCTTCTTATTCCTCTTCGTGAACTCAACATGTCCTTTGTTCAAG AGTACATTGTTGCTGGCAAGCCTCTGGGGGGTTTAATATTTTTGCTGCCCcagatgttcaattttgaaaacaaaggtGGTGTGGGAAGTAATGGTGACGATGGGAGCAAAGAACTGCTGAAGAGTGTGTTGGCTGAGCTTGAACAAATACTTATACATGCCAACTTACCT TATCCTGTTTATTTTGCTTTTGAGGATGACAACATTGATGCCGTGTTATTGGATATCAAGAAGAATGATGCCTCTGGTCAGCCTGCCACTGCAACTACTGGCGG gtACAAATTTGTCATTTCAGCCACTGAGCCAAAAAAAGTTGCATCTCCACCCATTACAAATATTCAG GGATGGTTGTCAGGGCTGAAGACAGATGGTGATTCACATCAATTACCCACCATTGCGATAGTGGCATCATATGACACTTTTGGGGCTGCACcg GCATTATCAGTGGGAAGCGATAGTAATGGAAGTGGCATTGTGGCTCTTCTCGAAGTAGCTAGATTGTTTTCTCTTTTATATTCTAATCCGAAGACAAGAGGGCAATACAATTTGCTTTTTGGGCTAACGTCTGGCGGGCCTTACAACTACAACGGAACCCGCAAG TGgcttcaaagctttgatcaaCGTCTGCGTGAGAGCATTGACTATGCAATTTGCTTAGATAGTATTGGCTCGTGGGAAAATGAATTATGGATTCATGTGTCTAAACCTCCAGAAAATGCCTTTATTAAGCAAATTTTAGAA GATTTTTCAAGTGTTGCAGAAGAGTTGGGTGTCCAAGTTAATCTGAaacataagaaaataaatatttcaaatccTCGA GTAGCTTGGGAGCATGAACAGTTTTCAAGGCTGAGAGTTACGGCTGCTACCCTCTCTGAACTCTCTACAGCACCTGAATTGCTAGAGAGCACTGGTGGTTTGCTTGATGGCAG GCAATTTGTCAATGAAGCAGCGATTGTCAGAAGTGTGAAACTAATTGCCGAGTCTCTTGCG AAGCATATTTATGGGCATCAAGGGAAGAACGTACAGATTTTTGCGAACAACAGTAACTTGGCTGTTAATCCTTCTTATGTTAGATCATGGTTAGATGTTTTGTCGCGAACACCTCGAGTAGCACCATTTTTATCAAAAGACGATCCTTTTGTTACGGCATTGAAAAAG GAATTAGAAGATCATACAGATGAAGTCAATGTGCAAAGAGAAATACTAGATGGGATGTTCACTTTCTATGATTCAACTTCGGCAAAGTTGAACATATATCAG GTTGCCAGTGTCACATTTGACTTACTGTTGCTTCTAGTGTTGGGATCATATTTAATCGTCCTCTTCAGTTTCTTGGTCATCACTACTAGG GGTCTTGATGATCTAATCAGTTTATTTCGGCGGCCTCCTTCTAGAAAAGTGAAGACAGCATAA
- the LOC131604972 gene encoding uncharacterized protein LOC131604972, with amino-acid sequence MARNDHQVQQNRGVSQRKPNIIELGTNDAILAQNKLLFQQVEELTKKMARLPQQLKELQELPNKNKQVAQCELCSGEHPTGYCPPINAGANYMGNQNQGGYQQRQAPYQNQGGYQQRQNAQPYSQGWRPENFNRQNPYQQPPPQDKPSKLEETLNQFMQASMANQKSNEAAIKNLETQVGKLAEKQTGPSFSANTQPNPKEHCKAVVTRSGRVVEALEHMPKYANFMKDILTKKKKYTEPETVILDAKCSAIIQSTLPRKESDPRRDSLPVTIGDIHVGRGLIDLGSSINLIPLSMVKRLGIFYLKAMRMTLQLADKSTTRPYGVAEDLLVKVDKFLFPVDFVVIDMEEDIDTPLILGRPFMKTAGMMIDIDDGLMKVRFQDEEVCFDLFEAMTHPSDNGDCFRIDVMEEVIMQVES; translated from the exons ATGGCCAGAAATGATCATCAGGTTCAACAGAATCGGGGTGTTTCACAAAGAAAGCCCAACATTATTGAGCTTGGTACTAATGATGCGATTCTTGCTCAAAATAAGCTTCTCTTTCAACAAGTGGAAGAGCTTACTAAGAAAATGGCAAGGCTTCCTCAACAACTTAAAGAGTTACAAGAACTTcccaacaaaaacaaacaagttgctCAATGTGAATTGTGTAGTGGAGAACATCCCACTGGTTATTGTCCACCAATCAATGCGGGGGCAAATTACATGGGTAACCAGAATCAAGGAGGCTACCAACAGCGGCAAGCTCCTTATCAAAACCAAGGGGGATATCAACAAAGGCAAAATGCACAACCATATAGCCAAGGGTGGAGACCGGAGAATTTCAATAGGCAAAATCCTTATCAACAACCACCACCTCAAGATAAGCCTTCAAAGTTGGAAGAAACATTGAATCAATTTATGCAAGCTTCGATGGCAAACCAAAAAAGTAATGAAGCGGCGATTAAGAATCTTGAGACACAAGTGGGGAAATTGGCGGAAAAGCAAACCGGACCATCATTTTCAGCAAATACTCAACCAAATCCTAAGGAGCATTGTAAAGCCGTTGTTACGAGGAGTGGGAGAGTAGTTGAGG CTTTGGAGCATATGCCGAAGTATGCAAATTTCATGAAAGATATTCTCACAAAGAAGAAGAAGTACACCGAGCCCGAAACCGTCATCCTTGATGCGAAGTGTAGTGCAATTattcaaagtactttaccaagAAAAGAGAGTGATCCAAGACGAGACTctttgccggttactattggtgaTATTCATGTGGGAAGAGGTTTAATTGATTTGGGTTCAAGTATCAATCTCATTCCATTGTCCATGGTGAAAAGGTTAGGCATTTTTTACTTAAAGGCGATGAGAATGACATTACAACTAGCTGACAAGTCCACAACCCGTCCTTATGGGGTTGCGGAAGATCTACTGGTGAAGGTTGACAAATTCTTGTTTCCCGTTGATTTTGTGGTGATCGACATGGAGGAAGATATTGATACACCATTGATTCTTGGACGACCATTTATGAAGACGGCAGGGATGATGATTGATATTGACGATGGTTTAATGAAGGTGAGATTTCAAGATGAAGAAGTGTgctttgatctctttgaagctaTGACACATCCGAGTGATAAtggtgattgttttagaattgatgtTATGGAGGAAGTTATTATGCAAGTTGAAAGTTAA